The following coding sequences are from one Methanofollis sp. window:
- a CDS encoding CBS domain-containing protein, protein MQPTDIPVTAVMAEVVTTIGPDTPLPEVFERFAAPGCTDLVVAGEDNRFLGFITALDLLAAVGPVVGVRSRKKTACLECLLRRDATVAADIMTRSHITVPAAATLREAMEAMERYRYPVLIVVDRDGVAVGRLEVCMIVAHLRVAGHL, encoded by the coding sequence ATGCAGCCCACCGACATCCCTGTCACCGCGGTCATGGCAGAGGTCGTCACCACCATCGGCCCCGACACCCCCCTGCCCGAGGTCTTCGAGCGCTTCGCCGCACCGGGCTGCACCGACCTCGTCGTCGCCGGGGAGGACAACCGCTTCCTCGGGTTCATCACCGCCCTCGACCTCCTCGCCGCCGTCGGGCCGGTCGTCGGGGTGCGGAGCCGGAAAAAGACCGCGTGCCTGGAGTGCCTCCTCAGGCGCGACGCCACGGTGGCCGCCGACATCATGACGCGGAGCCACATCACCGTCCCTGCCGCGGCCACCCTCAGGGAGGCGATGGAGGCGATGGAACGCTACCGCTACCCTGTCCTCATCGTCGTCGACAGGGACGGCGTCGCCGTCGGCAGACTCGAGGTCTGCATGATCGTTGCCCACCTCAGGGTGGCCGGCCACCTGTAG